A genomic window from Paenibacillus thermoaerophilus includes:
- a CDS encoding nucleoside-diphosphate sugar epimerase: MQQRITDMIVHMTNSNRELARILEANAEIAVRMAQNIHAIPDRGHTFADPDTLAQNAMELTRSVTSYLNSLAALEEAMAEQLGPILKELADDDDE; the protein is encoded by the coding sequence CGATATGATCGTCCATATGACGAATTCCAACCGGGAGCTGGCCCGGATTCTCGAAGCGAACGCCGAGATCGCCGTCCGGATGGCCCAGAACATTCACGCGATTCCCGACCGGGGCCATACGTTCGCCGATCCGGATACGCTCGCCCAAAACGCGATGGAACTGACCCGCAGCGTCACGTCCTATTTAAACAGCCTGGCCGCGCTGGAAGAGGCGATGGCCGAGCAGCTCGGCCCCATTCTGAAGGAACTGGCGGACGATGACGACGAATAG